One Paenisporosarcina sp. FSL H8-0542 genomic region harbors:
- a CDS encoding TetR/AcrR family transcriptional regulator, with product MKPKREVQSSVKDESLISKRRNQMIQGAVALFKQKGFHRTTTREIAKEAGFSIGTLYEYIRTKEDVLYLVCDSIYEKVQERLTAFPTQAGTLDGLKTAIRHYYLLIDEMQDEFMVMYQESKSLPKDALQYVLKKELEMVAIFEDILHACRKSGEFQLSQDAVKLAAHHIVVQGQMWSFRRWGLHRDLTIEQFIDQQTTFFLQGIQGNGGTA from the coding sequence ATGAAGCCCAAGCGCGAAGTCCAGTCGTCAGTGAAAGATGAAAGCCTAATTTCTAAACGCCGGAATCAAATGATTCAGGGGGCTGTCGCGCTCTTTAAACAAAAGGGCTTTCATCGCACCACGACTCGTGAAATCGCAAAAGAAGCAGGATTTAGCATCGGCACACTTTATGAATACATCCGTACGAAAGAAGACGTATTGTATTTAGTGTGTGATAGCATTTACGAAAAAGTGCAGGAACGTCTTACAGCTTTTCCAACGCAAGCTGGTACACTGGATGGCTTGAAAACAGCCATCCGTCACTATTACTTGCTTATTGATGAAATGCAGGATGAATTCATGGTTATGTACCAGGAATCAAAATCACTGCCAAAAGATGCATTGCAATATGTATTGAAAAAAGAACTCGAGATGGTGGCCATCTTTGAAGACATTCTTCACGCTTGCCGCAAATCAGGGGAATTTCAACTGTCTCAAGATGCCGTGAAATTGGCAGCGCACCATATCGTGGTTCAAGGTCAGATGTGGTCTTTCAGACGTTGGGGACTCCACCGTGATCTGACCATCGAACAGTTCATTGATCAGCAAACAACATTTTTCTTACAAGGGATACAAGGGAATGGGGGAACAGCATGA
- the icmF gene encoding fused isobutyryl-CoA mutase/GTPase IcmF codes for MTATVEIYRPKNHVRFVTASSLFDGHDASINIMRRILQSTGAEVIHLGHNRSVEEVVNAAIQEDAHGIAISSYQGGHVEYFKYMYDLLAERGAPHIRIYGGGGGVIIPKEIKELHDYGIAWIFSPEDGRTLGLQGMINRMVEDCDKAVEANNAVEQLAQVDTDHPEVLAHLISVAEDGANNENAEAKALVEKARGLSKGTPVLGITGTGGAGKSSLTDELIRRFLSELPDKKIAVLSIDPTKQKTGGALLGDRIRMNAIFNKRVFMRSLATRGSRTELSGAIGDVLDVVRVAGYDLIIVETSGIGQGDAEITNVADVSMYVMTSEFGAPSQLEKIDMIDYADLIVINKYERKGSEDALRQVQKQYQRSRGLWDASIDTMPVYGTIASQFNDKGTNSLFAALVSRVNEVCGTNWETSYEQFVKTQKQNVIIPNDRRYYLREITDAVRGYHKKSNQQVEFARRLFQLEGAIEAVNEKAPNDALVESLTSLAQGVRDELTAESKRILDNWKALKEAYAGDEFITQVRDKEIRTILRTESLSGLKIPKVVLPKFVDYGEILRWVYKENVPGSFPYTAGVFPFKREGEDPKRQFAGEGTPERTNRRFHYLSKDDDAKRLSTAFDSVTLYGEDPDERPDIFGKVGESGVSICTLDDMKKLYDGFDLCAPSTSVSMTINGPAPIILAMFMNTAIDQQVKLNEEKLGRTLTVEEFTEVREKTMQVVRGTVQADILKEDQGQNTCIFSTEFALRMMGDIQQYFIDSKVRNYYSVSISGYHIAEAGANPISQLAFTLANGFTYVEYYLSRGMNIDDFAPNLSFFFSNGLDPEYTVIGRVARRIWAVVMRDKYGANDRSQKLKYHVQTSGRSLHAQEIDFNDIRTTLQALMALQDNCNSLHTNAYDEAITTPTEESVRRAMAIQMIITKEHGLAKNENPLQGAFIIEEMTDLVEEAVLSEFDRINDRGGVLGAMETQYQRGKIQEESMHYEMLKHTGELPIIGVNTYLNPNPPSAESIDNMEIARATTEEKETQILNLRAFQQLNSVEAEAALKRLKEVAVTGGNIFEQLMDTVKVASLGQITNALYEVGGQYRRNM; via the coding sequence ATGACAGCAACAGTGGAAATTTATCGTCCAAAAAACCACGTACGTTTCGTGACGGCTTCAAGTCTATTTGATGGGCATGATGCGTCAATCAACATTATGCGTCGCATCCTACAATCAACAGGTGCTGAAGTCATTCATTTAGGGCACAACCGCTCGGTGGAAGAAGTTGTGAACGCGGCAATTCAAGAAGATGCGCACGGTATTGCGATTTCATCTTATCAAGGTGGACACGTTGAATACTTTAAATACATGTACGATTTACTTGCTGAAAGAGGAGCTCCACATATCCGCATTTACGGCGGTGGTGGTGGTGTAATTATTCCAAAAGAAATCAAGGAACTTCATGATTACGGCATCGCGTGGATTTTCTCACCAGAAGACGGCCGTACACTAGGTCTTCAAGGTATGATCAATCGCATGGTAGAAGACTGTGATAAAGCTGTTGAAGCAAATAACGCTGTAGAGCAATTGGCTCAAGTTGATACGGACCATCCTGAAGTGTTGGCACATTTAATCAGTGTGGCTGAAGATGGCGCAAACAATGAAAATGCCGAAGCAAAAGCATTAGTAGAAAAAGCGCGCGGACTTTCTAAAGGAACGCCAGTACTCGGGATCACAGGTACAGGCGGAGCTGGTAAGTCTTCTTTGACAGATGAATTGATTCGTCGTTTCTTATCGGAATTACCGGATAAAAAAATTGCGGTTCTATCAATAGATCCGACAAAACAAAAAACAGGTGGGGCATTGCTTGGCGACCGTATTCGTATGAATGCAATTTTCAACAAACGTGTCTTCATGCGCAGTTTGGCAACACGTGGTTCTCGTACTGAATTATCAGGTGCTATTGGCGACGTACTGGATGTTGTCAGAGTGGCTGGCTACGATTTAATCATCGTGGAAACGAGTGGAATCGGGCAAGGGGATGCAGAAATCACAAACGTAGCAGACGTTTCTATGTACGTCATGACTAGTGAATTCGGAGCTCCTTCTCAACTTGAAAAAATCGATATGATTGATTACGCTGACTTGATTGTCATCAATAAATACGAGCGCAAAGGTTCTGAAGACGCGCTTCGCCAAGTGCAAAAACAATACCAACGCAGCCGCGGCTTATGGGATGCTAGTATTGATACAATGCCTGTTTACGGCACGATTGCTAGTCAATTCAACGATAAAGGCACTAACTCATTATTCGCAGCTTTAGTGTCACGCGTAAATGAAGTATGCGGAACGAACTGGGAAACTTCGTATGAGCAATTTGTGAAAACGCAAAAGCAAAACGTTATTATTCCGAATGACCGTCGTTACTACTTGCGCGAAATCACGGATGCGGTACGTGGCTACCACAAAAAGTCCAATCAACAAGTGGAATTTGCACGTCGTTTATTCCAATTAGAAGGCGCGATTGAAGCGGTTAACGAAAAAGCACCGAACGATGCATTAGTCGAGTCATTGACTTCTCTTGCACAAGGTGTTCGCGACGAATTGACTGCGGAATCAAAACGCATTTTAGACAACTGGAAAGCGCTCAAAGAAGCTTATGCCGGCGACGAGTTCATCACTCAAGTACGCGATAAAGAAATCCGTACGATCTTACGTACAGAAAGCCTTAGCGGTCTGAAAATTCCGAAAGTCGTATTGCCGAAGTTCGTGGATTACGGTGAAATTTTACGCTGGGTTTATAAAGAAAACGTACCAGGTTCATTCCCATATACAGCGGGCGTATTCCCATTCAAACGTGAAGGGGAAGATCCAAAACGTCAGTTTGCTGGTGAAGGAACACCGGAACGTACAAACCGCCGCTTCCATTACTTATCAAAAGATGACGATGCGAAACGTTTATCAACAGCTTTCGATTCGGTAACTCTTTACGGAGAAGACCCAGATGAGCGTCCGGATATTTTCGGGAAAGTCGGAGAATCAGGCGTTAGCATTTGTACACTTGATGATATGAAGAAACTATACGATGGCTTTGATTTATGCGCACCTTCTACTTCTGTGTCAATGACAATCAATGGACCTGCTCCAATCATTTTGGCGATGTTTATGAACACGGCAATTGACCAGCAAGTGAAGTTGAACGAAGAAAAACTGGGTCGTACGTTAACGGTTGAAGAATTCACCGAAGTACGCGAAAAAACGATGCAAGTCGTTCGTGGGACTGTTCAAGCGGATATTTTAAAAGAAGACCAAGGGCAAAATACATGTATTTTCTCAACGGAATTCGCACTTCGCATGATGGGTGACATCCAACAGTACTTTATCGATTCAAAAGTACGCAACTATTACTCAGTATCGATTTCTGGTTACCATATTGCAGAAGCTGGAGCGAACCCGATTTCGCAATTGGCGTTTACGCTTGCAAACGGCTTCACATATGTTGAGTATTACTTGAGCCGCGGAATGAACATCGATGATTTCGCACCAAACTTATCATTCTTCTTCTCGAATGGTTTGGATCCTGAATATACAGTAATCGGCCGTGTGGCTCGTCGTATTTGGGCAGTTGTAATGCGTGATAAATACGGTGCCAATGACCGTAGCCAAAAATTGAAGTACCATGTACAAACTTCAGGTCGAAGCTTGCATGCGCAAGAAATCGATTTCAACGATATCCGTACAACACTTCAAGCATTGATGGCGTTGCAGGATAACTGTAACTCACTTCACACAAATGCTTATGACGAAGCGATTACAACACCGACGGAAGAATCCGTTCGTCGTGCAATGGCGATTCAAATGATCATTACAAAAGAACACGGTCTTGCGAAAAATGAAAACCCACTACAAGGTGCATTTATTATTGAAGAAATGACCGACTTAGTGGAAGAAGCGGTACTTTCTGAATTTGATCGTATCAACGACCGTGGTGGCGTACTTGGTGCCATGGAAACACAGTACCAACGTGGAAAAATTCAGGAAGAATCCATGCATTACGAAATGCTGAAACATACGGGGGAACTGCCGATTATCGGTGTGAACACATACTTGAACCCAAACCCGCCTTCAGCGGAAAGCATTGACAACATGGAAATTGCACGTGCAACAACAGAGGAGAAAGAAACGCAAATTCTCAACTTGCGTGCCTTCCAACAACTCAATTCTGTAGAAGCAGAAGCTGCGCTGAAACGCCTGAAAGAAGTAGCAGTAACAGGCGGCAACATCTTCGAACAACTGATGGACACAGTAAAAGTGGCCTCACTTGGTCAAATTACTAATGCTTTATACGAAGTAGGCGGCCAATACCGTCGTAATATGTAA